A single region of the Anaerostipes rhamnosivorans genome encodes:
- a CDS encoding TetR/AcrR family transcriptional regulator, translated as MNKTVTSKEAILAASRKLVMEKGLPAVNMRSVASVCGVAVGSVYNYFPSKSELLTATVEEVWKEIFHMPERSVEFSGFADCVAWLFERIREGSRKYPGFFTLHSMSFAAGNREQGQKMMEHYFDHMKSGLLHVLECDQNVKPGVFNEILTPESFVDMVFFNVTSSLLEERGDCRPLLELIKRVLYEL; from the coding sequence TTGAATAAAACAGTGACCTCAAAAGAAGCCATTCTGGCAGCCAGCCGGAAGCTGGTGATGGAGAAGGGGCTTCCGGCAGTGAATATGCGGTCTGTGGCATCTGTATGCGGTGTGGCTGTCGGCTCCGTTTATAATTATTTTCCGTCAAAGTCAGAGCTTTTGACAGCAACAGTAGAAGAAGTGTGGAAAGAAATATTTCATATGCCCGAACGGTCCGTGGAGTTTTCTGGTTTTGCAGACTGTGTCGCCTGGTTGTTTGAGCGGATCAGAGAAGGCTCCAGGAAATACCCAGGTTTTTTTACGCTGCATTCCATGAGTTTTGCGGCAGGGAACAGAGAACAGGGTCAAAAGATGATGGAACATTACTTTGACCATATGAAGAGTGGCCTCCTGCATGTACTGGAATGTGATCAGAACGTGAAGCCGGGAGTCTTTAATGAGATACTGACACCGGAAAGCTTTGTAGATATGGTATTTTTTAATGTGACATCTTCCCTTCTGGAAGAGCGGGGGGACTGCCGGCCTCTTCTAGAACTGATAAAGCGTGTGCTCTATGAACTATGA
- a CDS encoding helix-turn-helix transcriptional regulator, whose protein sequence is MKVDRLVSIIMILLDKKRIGAQELADMFEVSPRTIYRDIDAINMAGIPVRGASGVGGGFEIMPEYKIDKKVFSTDDLSALLMGLSSLSNIVRGDELVHALAKVKSFIPADRAKDIELKANQIWIDLSPWTGNSNIQPYLEMIKGVLQEKKLLSFEYIAHHGKKTTRTVEPYQLVLKSSQWYLQGYCHKRNDFRLFRLSRMSNLQMKEDTFELRDYEKPTLDFEDLLETMQTKIKIRIHKSVMDRVLDFCSYEDFSPDGDEYYIVRFPFIENEYHYDILLGFGNKCECLEPLHIRAEMKRRIHDIAAVYES, encoded by the coding sequence ATGAAAGTAGACAGGCTTGTCAGCATTATTATGATACTCCTTGATAAAAAACGAATCGGCGCACAGGAACTGGCGGATATGTTTGAAGTTTCACCCCGCACGATCTACCGTGACATAGACGCCATCAACATGGCGGGTATCCCTGTCCGCGGGGCGTCAGGCGTGGGTGGCGGCTTTGAAATTATGCCGGAATACAAAATTGATAAAAAGGTCTTTTCTACCGATGACCTTTCCGCTCTCTTGATGGGACTTTCCAGTCTTTCCAATATAGTGAGGGGTGATGAGTTGGTACACGCTCTTGCGAAAGTCAAGAGTTTTATCCCTGCCGACAGAGCGAAAGACATCGAATTAAAGGCGAATCAGATATGGATAGATTTAAGTCCGTGGACTGGTAACAGCAACATTCAGCCATATTTAGAAATGATCAAAGGAGTTTTGCAGGAAAAGAAGCTGCTGTCGTTTGAATATATAGCCCATCACGGAAAGAAAACCACACGAACGGTCGAGCCGTACCAGCTTGTACTGAAAAGCAGCCAATGGTATTTACAAGGGTATTGCCATAAAAGAAATGATTTTCGTCTATTCAGACTATCCCGCATGTCAAACCTTCAAATGAAAGAGGATACTTTTGAGCTGCGGGATTATGAAAAACCGACATTAGACTTTGAAGATCTTCTGGAAACGATGCAGACAAAAATTAAAATCCGTATTCATAAATCTGTGATGGACCGGGTGCTTGATTTTTGTTCTTATGAAGATTTTTCGCCAGACGGTGATGAGTATTATATTGTTCGTTTTCCTTTCATAGAGAATGAATACCACTACGATATACTTTTGGGTTTTGGGAATAAATGCGAGTGTTTAGAGCCGTTACATATCCGCGCGGAAATGAAGCGGAGAATCCATGATATAGCTGCTGTATACGAAAGCTAG
- a CDS encoding type 1 glutamine amidotransferase family protein: MFTIYVYVLDTLADWELGHVISELNSGRFFKKDAPLVSLKTVSYSEAPIHTMGGLTIVPDCLIDDMIVSKTSVLLLPGADTWNDPKHAAIIKKAGELLSFGALVCAICGATAALADFGLFDQRPHTSNGPGFLDMICPGYKGQEFYINKPSVSDNNLITASCTGTLLWAKQIIEHLGVFASNTLESWYEYFTTGNSEQFFALMQSLPSGEEK, encoded by the coding sequence ATGTTTACAATCTATGTTTATGTCCTTGATACCTTGGCCGACTGGGAACTGGGACACGTTATCTCAGAACTGAATTCTGGCCGGTTTTTCAAAAAAGATGCACCATTGGTATCACTTAAAACGGTCAGTTATTCTGAGGCGCCAATCCACACGATGGGCGGGCTTACAATCGTGCCCGATTGTCTCATTGACGATATGATTGTGAGTAAAACAAGTGTGTTGCTCTTACCGGGAGCAGATACATGGAACGACCCAAAGCACGCCGCTATCATCAAAAAAGCTGGTGAGCTTCTCTCTTTCGGTGCTTTGGTATGTGCAATCTGCGGGGCTACCGCTGCATTGGCTGACTTCGGTCTGTTTGACCAACGTCCGCATACCAGCAACGGGCCGGGATTTCTTGATATGATTTGTCCTGGTTATAAAGGGCAAGAATTTTATATAAACAAGCCATCCGTATCGGACAACAACCTTATCACTGCAAGCTGTACCGGGACTTTGCTGTGGGCAAAACAAATCATTGAGCATTTAGGTGTTTTTGCTTCAAACACACTGGAATCATGGTATGAATACTTTACTACCGGAAATTCTGAACAATTCTTTGCCCTCATGCAAAGTTTACCGTCCGGAGAAGAAAAATAA
- a CDS encoding Cof-type HAD-IIB family hydrolase has product MIKAVFFDLDGTLISGTTGEIPKSARNAVDLLRKNGVKIFTATGRHISEIRDLPADDIKFDGYITLNGQLCLDSREELLYSVPISSADVKQILHVFEEGHVPVMLVEKDKMYISFIDEKVRTAQAAIHTPVPDIGIYSGEPVYQCNLFTDEKTAEDIVARLTDCKMSRWNPYAVDIISKSGGKVAGIRQIMQHYGIQQNEIMAFGDGENDMDMLRYAGIGVAMGNADREVKECADYITEHVDADGVEKALKHYYII; this is encoded by the coding sequence ATGATAAAGGCAGTGTTTTTTGACTTAGACGGAACTTTGATCTCCGGCACAACCGGTGAAATTCCTAAAAGTGCCAGAAACGCAGTTGATCTGCTGAGAAAAAATGGAGTCAAAATATTTACCGCCACCGGCAGGCATATTTCAGAGATCAGAGACCTGCCGGCAGATGATATAAAGTTTGATGGATATATTACATTGAATGGACAGCTTTGCCTGGACAGCCGGGAAGAATTATTATATAGTGTGCCGATCAGCAGTGCCGACGTAAAACAGATACTTCATGTTTTTGAGGAAGGGCATGTGCCTGTCATGCTGGTTGAAAAAGACAAAATGTATATTAGTTTTATAGATGAGAAGGTAAGGACAGCGCAGGCAGCCATTCATACCCCTGTTCCTGACATTGGCATTTATTCAGGGGAGCCGGTATATCAGTGTAACCTGTTTACGGATGAGAAAACAGCTGAAGATATTGTGGCAAGGCTTACAGATTGTAAAATGAGCAGATGGAATCCATATGCAGTCGATATTATTTCAAAAAGCGGAGGGAAAGTAGCGGGTATCCGCCAGATTATGCAGCATTATGGTATTCAGCAAAATGAGATTATGGCGTTTGGAGATGGTGAGAATGATATGGATATGCTCCGCTATGCAGGGATCGGAGTTGCAATGGGCAATGCAGACAGGGAAGTAAAGGAATGTGCCGATTACATAACAGAACATGTGGATGCAGATGGGGTGGAAAAAGCATTGAAACATTATTATATAATATGA
- the leuS gene encoding leucine--tRNA ligase — translation MAVPYNHKAIEQKWRKHWEEQPVNVNDGKKPKYYCLDMFPYPSGSGLHVGHWRGYVISDVWSRYKMLNGYYVIHPMGWDAFGLPAENYAIKMGVHPKESTAENISNIKRQIGEIAAVYDWDMEVNTTDPEFYKWTQWIFVQMFKKGLAYEKEMPINWCPSCKTGLANEEVVNGKCERCGADVTKKNLRQWMLKITEYADRLLGDLDKLDWPEKVKKMQAEWIGKSHGAEVDFKVDGSGETITVYTTRPDTLHGATFMVLAPEHKLAAGLATEETKEAVEDYIFQASLKSSVDRLQDKEKTGVFTGSYAVNPINGKKVPIWLSDYVLADYGTGAIMCVPAHDDRDFEFATKFDIPIVQVIAKDGKEIENMTEAYTDASGTMINSGEWNGMESSVLKEEAPEIIEKMGVGKKTTNYKLRDWVFSRQRYWGEPIPIVHCPDCGAVPVPEDQLPLTLPEVEKYEPTGTGESPLADIEEWVNTTCPVCGKPAKRETNTMPQWAGSSWYFLRYIDNKNHEQLVSKEKADKYLPVDMYIGGVEHAVLHLLYSRFYTKFLYDIGVVDFDEPFHKLFNQGMITGKNGIKMSKSKGNVVSPDDLVRDYGCDSLRMYELFVGPPELDAEWDERGIDGVRRFLSRFYNVVLDQKDKDVKETKELLKVRNRLVYDVTSRLNKFSLNTVVSGFMEYNNKLNELAKKGGVDKTTLETFIVLLAPFAPHISQELWSELGHENSVFDQKWPEYDEAYLKDDEVEIAVQINGKARATVTIGADDAKDVVIEKAKEALGDKLNGTIVKEIYVPGRIVNIVQK, via the coding sequence ATGGCAGTACCTTATAATCATAAGGCAATCGAACAGAAGTGGAGGAAACACTGGGAAGAACAACCGGTCAATGTAAATGACGGCAAAAAGCCAAAATACTATTGCCTGGATATGTTCCCATATCCGTCAGGAAGCGGACTTCATGTAGGACACTGGAGAGGTTATGTGATCAGCGATGTGTGGAGCCGTTATAAAATGCTGAACGGATATTATGTGATCCATCCGATGGGGTGGGATGCCTTTGGACTGCCTGCGGAAAACTATGCCATCAAGATGGGCGTGCATCCGAAAGAATCCACAGCAGAGAATATCAGCAATATCAAGCGCCAGATCGGTGAGATCGCTGCCGTCTATGACTGGGATATGGAAGTCAATACAACAGATCCTGAGTTCTACAAATGGACCCAGTGGATCTTTGTACAGATGTTCAAAAAGGGACTGGCCTACGAAAAAGAAATGCCGATCAACTGGTGTCCTTCCTGCAAGACAGGTCTTGCCAACGAGGAAGTTGTCAACGGCAAGTGTGAACGCTGCGGTGCGGATGTGACGAAGAAGAACTTAAGACAGTGGATGTTAAAGATCACAGAATATGCAGACCGTCTTTTGGGTGATCTGGATAAATTAGACTGGCCGGAAAAAGTAAAGAAGATGCAGGCAGAGTGGATCGGAAAGAGCCACGGTGCAGAAGTAGACTTCAAGGTGGACGGAAGCGGCGAGACGATCACTGTCTATACGACAAGACCGGATACCCTCCACGGGGCAACCTTCATGGTTCTGGCTCCGGAGCACAAGCTGGCAGCAGGTCTTGCCACAGAAGAGACAAAAGAAGCTGTGGAAGACTATATCTTCCAGGCATCCTTAAAGTCCTCCGTTGACCGCCTTCAGGATAAGGAAAAGACCGGTGTATTCACGGGAAGCTATGCAGTCAACCCGATCAACGGCAAGAAAGTGCCGATCTGGCTGTCTGACTATGTATTGGCAGACTATGGAACCGGCGCGATTATGTGTGTTCCGGCCCATGATGACCGTGACTTTGAGTTTGCCACAAAGTTTGATATTCCGATCGTACAGGTAATCGCAAAAGACGGAAAAGAAATTGAAAATATGACGGAAGCATACACAGATGCATCCGGAACGATGATCAATTCCGGGGAATGGAATGGAATGGAATCCTCCGTGTTAAAGGAAGAAGCCCCTGAGATCATTGAAAAGATGGGTGTGGGCAAAAAGACAACCAACTATAAGCTCAGAGACTGGGTATTCAGCCGCCAGCGTTATTGGGGAGAGCCGATTCCAATTGTACACTGCCCTGACTGCGGTGCTGTGCCGGTGCCTGAAGATCAGCTGCCGCTGACACTTCCGGAAGTGGAAAAATATGAACCAACTGGAACTGGGGAATCTCCACTTGCAGATATTGAAGAGTGGGTGAACACTACCTGTCCGGTCTGCGGAAAACCAGCAAAAAGAGAGACCAATACCATGCCTCAGTGGGCAGGATCTTCATGGTATTTCCTCCGTTATATTGACAATAAGAATCACGAACAACTTGTTTCCAAGGAAAAAGCGGATAAATACCTTCCGGTAGATATGTATATCGGCGGTGTGGAGCATGCGGTGCTTCATCTTCTGTACTCCAGATTCTATACAAAATTCCTGTATGACATCGGTGTAGTAGATTTTGACGAGCCGTTCCATAAGCTGTTTAACCAGGGAATGATCACAGGTAAAAACGGAATTAAGATGAGTAAGTCAAAAGGAAATGTGGTTTCACCGGATGATCTGGTGAGAGACTACGGATGTGACTCTCTTAGAATGTATGAATTATTCGTAGGACCGCCGGAACTGGATGCCGAGTGGGATGAAAGAGGAATTGACGGTGTACGCCGTTTCTTAAGCCGTTTCTACAACGTGGTACTGGATCAGAAAGATAAGGATGTAAAAGAGACAAAAGAGCTTCTAAAGGTGCGTAATCGTCTTGTATATGATGTGACAAGCAGGCTAAATAAGTTTAGTCTGAATACAGTTGTCAGCGGATTCATGGAATACAACAACAAGCTCAATGAGCTGGCGAAAAAAGGCGGGGTGGACAAAACAACACTGGAGACCTTTATCGTGCTGCTGGCACCGTTTGCGCCTCATATTTCACAGGAACTTTGGAGTGAGCTTGGTCATGAGAATAGTGTATTTGACCAGAAATGGCCGGAATACGACGAAGCATATCTGAAGGATGATGAGGTCGAGATTGCTGTGCAGATCAACGGAAAAGCGAGGGCTACTGTTACGATCGGCGCAGACGATGCAAAAGATGTTGTCATTGAAAAGGCGAAGGAAGCATTAGGAGACAAATTAAACGGAACGATTGTGAAAGAAATCTATGTTCCGGGAAGAATCGTAAATATTGTCCAGAAATAA
- a CDS encoding L,D-transpeptidase: MKQQANKLKKFTAVLLMLSFLIGAGIGPAKAKSVSAAQTKYWIKVNKQANVATVYKLTKGKYKPVKAFLVSCGGSNTPSGTFYTPAKYRWQTLMGPSYGQYCTRIHGGILFHSVWYYSHSKASQSTVQYNKLGQTASHGCIRLSVADAKWIYDNCKLGTKVTIYSSKNPGPLGKPKGIKVSTSRKMYWDPTDPDKNNPYRKVKPTIKVSSKKKKSVEYGKSYSIKSYVTAKDNVTKKSLTSKVKYSVTKYNTKKKKYYKAKFSTKSLGTYKIKYSVKSALGKSTSKTITVKVVDTLAPIISKAANKTVTINTKNAVFKTTAKMRSGKSRTSAMTVSITKPGEKKATTMSYSKAKTYVFNKAGTYTVKYTVKNSNKPYKSASKTVKVIVKNYKDAELNVEPNTFAMTVKDGAFDAAKDSLKKEILKAVSIMDNGATISAEKAAVDLSKVKSTEGTYDVTVSYKGKSGKTVTKSVKVNVTVETTNPTVPTTAVTAATTASTN, encoded by the coding sequence ATGAAGCAGCAAGCAAATAAGTTAAAGAAGTTCACGGCCGTGCTTCTGATGCTGTCTTTCCTGATCGGGGCAGGAATCGGCCCGGCAAAGGCAAAGAGCGTTAGTGCGGCACAGACAAAATACTGGATCAAGGTAAATAAGCAGGCCAATGTAGCCACTGTATATAAGCTTACCAAAGGCAAATACAAACCGGTCAAGGCATTTTTGGTATCCTGCGGAGGATCCAATACTCCGTCAGGGACGTTTTATACTCCGGCCAAATACCGCTGGCAGACCCTGATGGGTCCAAGCTACGGACAGTATTGTACAAGGATTCACGGAGGAATTTTATTCCACTCTGTATGGTATTACAGCCACAGCAAGGCAAGCCAGTCCACTGTCCAGTACAATAAGCTCGGACAGACTGCATCCCATGGATGTATCCGTTTGAGTGTGGCAGATGCCAAATGGATCTATGACAATTGTAAGCTGGGAACAAAGGTTACGATCTACAGCAGCAAGAATCCAGGACCGTTAGGAAAACCAAAAGGGATCAAGGTGTCCACATCCAGAAAGATGTATTGGGATCCTACTGACCCGGATAAGAACAATCCTTACCGAAAAGTAAAACCGACCATTAAGGTTTCTTCTAAGAAGAAAAAATCAGTGGAATACGGTAAATCCTACAGCATCAAGTCCTATGTAACGGCCAAGGATAATGTGACCAAGAAGAGTCTGACCAGCAAGGTGAAGTACTCCGTCACAAAGTATAATACCAAGAAGAAAAAGTATTACAAAGCTAAATTCAGCACCAAATCTTTAGGTACATATAAGATTAAGTATTCTGTAAAGTCTGCCCTTGGAAAGAGCACCAGCAAGACCATCACAGTAAAAGTAGTGGATACACTGGCACCAATAATCTCCAAGGCGGCAAATAAGACAGTTACGATCAACACAAAGAACGCGGTCTTCAAGACCACGGCGAAGATGAGAAGCGGAAAGAGCAGAACTTCTGCCATGACAGTTTCCATCACAAAGCCGGGAGAGAAAAAGGCAACAACTATGTCTTACTCTAAGGCTAAGACCTATGTGTTTAACAAGGCTGGAACTTATACAGTTAAGTACACAGTAAAGAACAGCAACAAGCCTTACAAGTCTGCATCTAAGACGGTAAAAGTAATAGTGAAGAATTACAAAGATGCTGAACTTAATGTAGAACCGAATACATTTGCCATGACTGTGAAAGATGGAGCTTTCGATGCAGCGAAGGATTCATTAAAGAAAGAAATTTTGAAAGCAGTTTCAATTATGGATAACGGAGCAACGATCAGCGCAGAAAAGGCAGCGGTTGATCTTAGCAAAGTTAAGAGTACAGAAGGCACATATGATGTTACCGTAAGTTATAAAGGAAAAAGCGGAAAGACTGTTACGAAATCAGTAAAAGTAAACGTGACGGTCGAGACAACAAATCCGACTGTACCGACAACCGCGGTGACAGCTGCAACTACAGCATCAACAAATTAA
- a CDS encoding VOC family protein, which produces MIAFNHFNFNVLDLDKSLEFYKNALDLTPVREKTASDGSFKLVFLGDKTTGFSLELTWLKDRTEPYDLGEVEFHLALETDDMEALHKRHEDMGCICYENPDMGIYFISDPDGYWIEIIPSKN; this is translated from the coding sequence ATGATCGCATTTAATCATTTTAACTTTAACGTTTTAGACTTGGACAAAAGCCTTGAGTTCTATAAAAACGCGCTGGACCTTACCCCAGTACGCGAAAAAACCGCTTCTGACGGCAGCTTTAAGCTGGTATTTTTAGGGGACAAAACCACAGGTTTCTCTTTGGAACTTACCTGGCTCAAGGACCGCACAGAACCTTACGATCTGGGCGAAGTTGAGTTTCATCTGGCACTGGAGACCGATGATATGGAAGCACTTCACAAGCGTCACGAGGATATGGGCTGTATCTGCTATGAGAATCCTGACATGGGAATTTACTTTATCAGCGATCCTGACGGATACTGGATCGAGATCATTCCGAGCAAAAACTAA
- a CDS encoding aminopeptidase, producing the protein MERKNTWLSYNEEDKKNLEVLASDYKEYLTNGKTERECVKESVKLAQRAGYKDLEHFIAEERQLKPGDKVYRTWMDKTIVLFQIGSKSMEEGLNILGAHIDSPRMDLKQNPLYEDTEMALLDTHYYGGVKKYQWVTLPLALHGVVIKKDGTTVEINIGEKDTDPVVGVTDLLIHLSGQQLEKKAKVVIEGEDLNVLIGSRPAKDEEKDAVKKEMIQIFQEEYGIEEEDFLSAEIEVVPAGPARDFGLDRSMIMSYGQDDRVCAYTSLAAMLNVEDAERTTCCILVDKEEIGSVGATGMHSRFFENTLAEIVALTGEYSELKLRRILQNSHMLSSDVSAAFDPNYPQVMEKKNAAYFGKGLVLNKYTGSRGKSGSNDANPEFVAKLRRMFDENEVAFQTAELGKVDEGGGGTIAYIPAGYAMDVIDCGVAVLNMHAPWEITSKSDLYEVEKGYEVFLRNC; encoded by the coding sequence ATGGAACGAAAAAATACGTGGCTTTCTTACAACGAAGAAGACAAAAAAAACTTGGAAGTTCTGGCCTCAGATTATAAAGAGTATTTGACGAATGGTAAAACTGAAAGAGAATGCGTAAAGGAATCTGTAAAGCTTGCGCAGAGGGCAGGATACAAGGATCTGGAGCATTTTATCGCGGAGGAGAGACAGCTGAAGCCGGGAGATAAGGTATACCGCACTTGGATGGACAAGACCATTGTTCTGTTCCAGATCGGCTCCAAGTCCATGGAAGAGGGTCTGAATATTCTAGGCGCTCACATTGACTCCCCTAGAATGGATTTAAAACAGAATCCTTTGTATGAAGATACAGAAATGGCACTTTTAGATACCCATTATTACGGCGGAGTGAAAAAATACCAGTGGGTGACACTTCCCCTGGCTCTTCACGGCGTTGTGATCAAAAAGGATGGGACCACAGTGGAGATCAACATTGGAGAGAAGGACACGGATCCGGTTGTCGGAGTAACGGACCTTTTGATCCATTTATCCGGCCAGCAGCTGGAGAAAAAAGCCAAGGTTGTCATCGAAGGAGAAGACTTAAATGTCCTGATCGGAAGCCGTCCTGCCAAGGATGAAGAAAAGGATGCCGTAAAGAAAGAGATGATTCAGATCTTTCAAGAAGAATATGGAATTGAGGAAGAGGATTTCTTGTCGGCAGAAATCGAAGTTGTACCAGCAGGACCTGCGAGAGATTTTGGATTGGACCGCAGCATGATCATGTCTTACGGACAGGATGACAGGGTATGCGCTTACACTTCTCTGGCAGCCATGCTAAACGTAGAGGATGCCGAGAGGACAACCTGCTGTATTCTCGTGGACAAAGAGGAGATCGGAAGCGTCGGGGCAACCGGGATGCATTCCAGATTCTTTGAAAATACTTTGGCTGAGATTGTTGCCTTGACCGGAGAATACAGCGAATTAAAACTGCGCAGGATTCTTCAGAATTCCCACATGCTTTCCTCGGATGTCAGCGCTGCCTTTGACCCAAATTATCCTCAAGTTATGGAAAAGAAGAACGCAGCGTACTTCGGAAAAGGACTTGTATTAAATAAATATACCGGCTCCCGTGGCAAGTCAGGCTCTAATGATGCCAATCCGGAATTTGTGGCAAAACTGCGCAGAATGTTTGATGAAAATGAGGTGGCATTCCAGACTGCCGAGCTTGGGAAAGTGGATGAAGGGGGCGGAGGCACCATCGCTTATATTCCGGCGGGTTATGCTATGGATGTCATCGACTGCGGCGTTGCAGTGCTGAACATGCACGCGCCGTGGGAGATTACCAGCAAATCCGATCTGTACGAAGTGGAAAAAGGCTACGAGGTATTTCTTAGAAACTGTTAA
- a CDS encoding arsenate reductase family protein produces the protein MLFIEYPKCTTCRKAKKWLDEHQVSYEDRHIVENNPKAEELKEWIDKSGFPVKRFFNTSGMKYRDLGLKDKLPQMSEEEQIELLSTDGMLVKRPLVIGDDFVLVGFKEEQWGNTIK, from the coding sequence ATGTTATTTATAGAGTACCCAAAATGTACAACCTGCAGAAAAGCCAAGAAATGGCTGGATGAGCATCAGGTTTCTTATGAGGACCGCCACATCGTGGAAAACAACCCAAAAGCGGAGGAATTAAAGGAATGGATCGATAAGAGCGGATTTCCGGTCAAACGCTTTTTTAATACAAGCGGAATGAAATACCGGGACCTGGGGCTTAAGGATAAACTGCCGCAGATGAGCGAAGAGGAACAGATCGAGCTGCTGTCTACGGACGGGATGCTGGTAAAACGTCCATTGGTGATCGGGGATGATTTCGTACTGGTTGGATTTAAAGAAGAACAATGGGGTAATACTATCAAATAA
- a CDS encoding D-alanyl-D-alanine carboxypeptidase family protein, whose product MKKIFCVIWSLFFCFQLGFHTVQADDDTLKLYAKAAILMDAGSGRVMFEKSGKEKMPNASTTKILTCLYIIKHCNLEEEATVSKNAAAQPQVHLGVRAGEKYKVRDLLYGLMLESYNDCAVILAEHAAGSTENFAKKLNAEAKAYGAKSTHFVTPNGLDRTDKNGIHSTTAYDLAMIMKQCIKNKDFLDITRAKSHSFHDVSGKRTFTCNNHNALLSMMDGAVSGKTGFTSKAGYCYVGAVKKNGMTMIAVVLACGWPPHKTYKWSDVRTLVDYGAKNYSYHKVIPDYSKLEDLYVNGGLDSKVPIEAKGSGMTVLLKKGETVDIKCQIPKSLDAPVKRKEQVGKIAYTLNGKVIREEPVYTKESIDKKDYWWYLGKTLDEFCL is encoded by the coding sequence ATGAAGAAGATATTCTGTGTTATATGGTCTCTGTTTTTCTGTTTCCAGCTTGGATTTCACACAGTCCAGGCAGATGATGATACGCTGAAGCTTTATGCAAAGGCAGCTATTTTGATGGATGCCGGAAGTGGACGAGTTATGTTTGAGAAATCAGGCAAAGAAAAGATGCCCAATGCCAGCACCACAAAGATTTTAACCTGTCTGTATATTATCAAGCATTGCAATCTGGAAGAAGAGGCGACTGTATCAAAAAATGCCGCCGCCCAGCCTCAGGTGCATCTGGGGGTTAGGGCCGGGGAAAAGTACAAAGTAAGGGACCTTCTCTATGGCCTGATGCTGGAATCTTACAATGACTGTGCGGTGATTTTAGCGGAACACGCAGCGGGATCGACAGAAAACTTTGCAAAAAAGCTCAATGCGGAGGCAAAAGCTTACGGTGCCAAGTCAACTCATTTTGTAACACCCAACGGCCTGGACCGCACGGATAAAAATGGGATTCATTCAACGACAGCATATGATCTGGCAATGATCATGAAACAGTGTATTAAAAATAAGGATTTTCTGGATATCACAAGAGCCAAAAGTCATTCTTTTCACGATGTTTCTGGGAAACGGACCTTTACGTGTAATAATCACAACGCGTTGCTGTCTATGATGGATGGCGCTGTTTCCGGAAAGACGGGATTTACTTCCAAGGCAGGCTATTGCTATGTGGGAGCAGTAAAGAAAAATGGAATGACGATGATCGCGGTAGTGCTGGCCTGCGGATGGCCTCCCCATAAGACTTATAAATGGTCTGATGTCAGGACACTGGTGGACTACGGGGCTAAAAATTATTCTTACCACAAAGTCATCCCGGATTATAGTAAATTGGAGGATCTGTATGTAAACGGAGGGCTGGACAGCAAAGTGCCTATAGAGGCCAAAGGCAGCGGTATGACAGTCCTGCTGAAAAAGGGGGAGACAGTGGATATCAAATGCCAGATTCCCAAAAGTCTTGACGCTCCGGTGAAAAGAAAAGAACAGGTGGGAAAGATCGCTTATACGCTGAACGGCAAGGTGATTCGCGAGGAGCCGGTTTACACAAAAGAATCGATTGATAAAAAGGATTATTGGTGGTATCTCGGAAAGACTCTGGATGAGTTCTGCCTGTAA